The Toxorhynchites rutilus septentrionalis strain SRP chromosome 3, ASM2978413v1, whole genome shotgun sequence genome includes a region encoding these proteins:
- the LOC129779842 gene encoding uncharacterized protein LOC129779842: MHSLIKFFVSITLVMFTQSELLQIRDLMNDPILLLKINDCKLRTGSIKIIHPINITNLENNVHLFSKLARQIDRDIPISNLILQKSKELVNNLYQLKPMKPRRTRRWDTLGAAWKWIAGSPDADDLRIINTTLNNLITQNNQQTIVNNIINNRIDEIMTTVNRLVEQQSTENKILLEEMDAVMLLLYMDTTNTILEDLEDTILRTRIELANSKLLSLKEILTIETLLNEQGIETQFPEEALNYAQPKIATRGDLLLYILQVPKVKGNCDVIQIIPLTVQNTVITDLPQYVIRSGNDLFKTTNPSSIIQQDTFLEPLRDNCSAHIILGKESHCTATFDNSTRITLIAINKILVNNAKGSLMKSNCGPHNRTLDGNFLISFNNCSVQIDKRTFTSDELVSNTKELQGAFPSLAINWNILQQHDIPSIHNQTIHNRMSLEHVALKQFEHKNLLFAVFGGLSTSMIILIVITATCVFRKRVVIKIGKRESSQRD; the protein is encoded by the coding sequence ATGCACTCACTGATAAAATTTTTTGTCTCCATAACGCTTGTAATGTTCACACAATCAGAGCTATTACAAATACGCGATTTAATGAATGATCCGATATTATtgttaaaaataaacgattgtaAATTACGAACAGGTTCTATCAAGATAATACATCCCATTAATATTACAAATCTCGAAAATAATGTCCACCTATTTTCTAAACTGGCTAGACAGATAGACAGAGATATTCCGATATCAAATCTCATACTCCAAAAAAGTAAAGAACTTGTCAACAACCTGTACCAGCTGAAGCCGATGAAACCCAGAAGAACCAGACGATGGGACACATTAGGAGCCGCCTGGAAGTGGATCGCCGGATCTCCCGACGCCGACGACTTGAGGATTATCAATACCACGCTGAACAATCTAATTACTCAAAACAACCAACAAACAATAGTCAACAATATTATCAACAACAGAATCGACGAAATTATGACAACAGTTAACCGACTCGTCGAACAACAATCAACAGAAAACAAGATTCTACTTGAAGAAATGGATGCAGTAATGCTTCTCCTCTACATGGACACAACGAATACCATTTTAGAAGATTTGGAAGATACAATCCTTAGAACCCGGATAGAACTAGCAAACAGTAAGTTGCTCTCACTCAAAGAAATTCTCACTATAGAAACGCTACTCAACGAACAAGGAATAGAAACACAATTCCCTGAGGAAGCCCTCAATTATGCCCAACCCAAAATAGCAACAAGAGGTGACCTCCTATTATACATCCTGCAAGTTCCAAAAGTCAAAGGAAACTGCGATGTTATTCAAATCATCCCATTAACTGTCCAAAACACAGTGATTACAGATCTCCCTCAATACGTCATTCGGAGCGGGAACGATCTCTTCAAAACTACAAATCCAAGCAGCAtaattcaacaagatacattcctAGAACCATTAAGAGACAACTGCTCGGCTCACATTATTTTAGGAAAGGAAAGCCACTGCACAGCAACGTTTGATAACAGTACCAGAATCACATTGATAGCAATCAATAAGATATTGGTCAATAATGCGAAGGGGTCGCTCATGAAATCAAATTGCGGACCGCACAACCGTACACTTGACGGAAATTTTTTAATATCTTTCAACAATTGTAGCGTACAAATCGATAAACGGACCTTCACATCAGATGAATTGGTTAGTAACACAAAGGAACTCCAGGGAGCTTTCCCAAGCTTAGCCATCAATTGGAACATTTTACAACAACACGACATCCCGAGCATTCACAATCAAACCATACACAATAGAATGAGTCTGGAACACGTCGCGTTGAAACAATTCGAGCACAAGAACCTGCTATTTGCCGTATTCGGAGGCCTATCAACGTCAATGATCATTCTAATCGTCATAACAGCGACTTGCGTTTTTAGGAAGCGAGTAGTCATTAAGATTGGAAAACGAGAATCATCCCAAAGAGATTGA